In the genome of Parafrankia discariae, the window ACCTGCCCGGTGCCATGTTCACCGCCTCGCACAACCCGGCGAAGTACAACGGCATGAAGCTGTGCCGGGCCGGCGCGGCGCCGATCGGGCAGCAGACCGGCCTGGCGGAGATCCGGGCGCTGATCGAGGCCGGCGTGCCGGCCCACACCGGCCGGCCGGGCACCGTCACCACCCGCGACCTGCGCGACGACTACGCGCGCCACCTGCGCTCGCTGGTCGACCTGAGCCGGATCCGCCCGCTGAAGGTCGTCGTGGACGCCGGCAACGGCATGGCCGGGCTGACCGTCCCGGCGGTGTTCGACGGGCTGCCGCTGACCGTCACCCCGATGTACTTCGAGCTCGACGGCTCGTTCCCGAACCACGAGGCCAACCCGATCGAGCCGGAGAACCTGCGTGACCTGCAGGCCGCCGTGCGCTCCGCGGGCGCGGACATCGGGCTCGCCTTCGACGGTGACGCCGACCGCTGCTTCGTCGTCGACGAGCGCGGCGAGATCGTCTCCCCGTCGGTCATCACCGCGCTGGTCGCCGAGCGCGAGCTGCGTCGCGAGCCGGGCGCGACCATCATCCACAACGTGATCGTCAGCCGGGCCGTCCCCGAGCTGGTGACCGAGCGCGGCGGCGCCCCGGTGCGCACCCGCGTCGGCCACTCGTTCATCAAGGCCGAGATGGCCCGCACCGGCGCGGTGTTCGGCGGCGAGCACTCCGGTCACTTCTACTTCCGCGACTTCTGGCGCGCGGACTCCGGCATGCTCGCGGCCCTGCACGTGCTGGCCGCGCTCGGCGGG includes:
- a CDS encoding phosphomannomutase/phosphoglucomutase: MHDLSRIFKAYDVRGVVPSEFDAEVARATGAAFVRLLGADRIVTAHDMRESSVPLAAAFADGATSQGADVIAAGLGSTDLLYFAAGSLDLPGAMFTASHNPAKYNGMKLCRAGAAPIGQQTGLAEIRALIEAGVPAHTGRPGTVTTRDLRDDYARHLRSLVDLSRIRPLKVVVDAGNGMAGLTVPAVFDGLPLTVTPMYFELDGSFPNHEANPIEPENLRDLQAAVRSAGADIGLAFDGDADRCFVVDERGEIVSPSVITALVAERELRREPGATIIHNVIVSRAVPELVTERGGAPVRTRVGHSFIKAEMARTGAVFGGEHSGHFYFRDFWRADSGMLAALHVLAALGGQDGPLSGLLGGYARYAASGEINSEVADAGVAMDEVEKAYAARAVDIDHMDGLTVSLADGSWFNLRPSNTEPLLRLNVEGRDDATMCRLRDDILVCIRGGRENS